The Streptomyces sp. NBC_00435 nucleotide sequence CCGTCCTCCAGCAGCGCGAGGCCCAGGTGCACGCCTCGTACCGGCGCGACCTGGTCCCGTACCAGCCGCCGCAGCCGGGCAGTGCCCTGGTCGTCTGGCGCCCCGCGCCCAAGCGGCCGATGGACTGAACGCGGCCCGTACGACGGGACGTGACGCGAAGGGCCCCACCCGGTGGTGAACCGGGTGGGGCCCTTCGCGTTCTGCCGCGGACCGGCCGCCGGGCCGCTCGGTACGCCCTCAGAGCCGCGCTCGCACCGGGGACGGCCCCGACGGGACCGGACGGTGTCCGGCGGTCCCCAGGGCGCCGCCAGGAGCCTGCCCGGAGCCGTGTGCGGCGTCCGGGCCCGGTACCTCCGCCCGGCGCCCGGCGCCCGTGCTCAGCCCTCCGAGTCCTCCAGGATCCCCGACTGCGCGATGAGGAAGCCCAGTTGTGCCCGGCTGCCGCTGCCCAGGGCGGAGGCGAGCTTGGCGATGTGCGCGCGGCAGGTCCGTACGTTCATTCCGAGCCGGCGCGCGATGGCCTCGTCCACGTGCCCCTCGATGAGGAGCTGGGCGATGGAGCGCTGCACGCCGGAGATGCCCGCCGGCGTGTGCTCGTAGGTCACCTCGTCGCCCAACGGCACGGCGCGGCGCCACAGTTGCTCGAACACCTTGATGAGGTACGCCACGACTCCGGGGTGGCGCAGCTCCAGCGCGACACGCCGGTCGTCGCGGGCTGGGATGAAAGCCACGGTACGGTCGAAGATGATGAGGCGCTCGATCAGTTCTTCGAGGGTGCGGATCTCAACCTTCCCCGTGGATATACGGTCTGCGTAGGCGAGCATGCTCTGACTGTGCCGCGCGGTGTGCTGGTACAGCGTGCGGATGCTGACCCCGCGGTCGATCACGTTGGTGCCGCGCTCCAGTGACTGGGACAGGACGAAGGGGGACCGGCCCCCGCCGGGCTGGATCGTCAGCACCTCGGTGTGGCACTCGGCGGTGGCCAGGTCGAGCGCCGCGTTGATCTGCTCCAGGCCTTCGAGCGCGGTGATGGCGTGGGTGTTCGAAGGACTCCGGGCGCTGATGGCCAGGAACGGCTCGAATGCATCGGTGAGATCCACGGCGCTGCGGCGGCGGTCCTGGATCTCCTGCTCGAGCGGGTGGAGACGCTGTGCGAGTGCGACGGAGGGTGGAACCGCGCGGAGCTGGTTCGCGTCATCGGGGTCGGGCCGCAACAGACCGAATTCGAGCAGGCAGGGGACGTTCCCGACCTCGCTGCGGGCCACGCGGCCGGTGCTCAGCGCCGCCGCGTACAGCCGTGTCCCCTCGGCGCACATGCTGGTGACCGGGTGGGGATGTGTCGGGTTTATGTCGTTGTTGGGCAAATCTCCACCCCCCAGGGTCCTGAACATGTAAGAACATGATGCATCGTCCCTGTGGCACTGACGTGCCTGAATGAGCCATCGTCTGACACGCGGGGGAGAGGATTCCATCAAGTGAGGACGAAGCCGACCATGTATAAGAGAATGCTTCGCTCGGCGCTTGCCGTTGTTTTCTCCGTCGTTGCGGTCATTGGGGCAATCAGCGCCGCCACAGGGGATACGGGGAGCGCTCAAGCCGCGTCGGGGTCGAGTCCGGCCGCGGCGCCGTCGGGCAAGACGGATATCGGGTGGGACACCATCCCCGCGCGGGCCTCCTGATGACCCCCGACGACCACGGCTTCCGCCGTGAAATGGCATCGGCATACCGCTCGGGCTGGCAGTTCATCGATCTCACCAGCGCCATTCCTTACGCCGGTGACTCACTGAAGGTCACCCTGTTCGGCCAGCCGATCATCGTGGTGCGGGAAGAGGACGAGGACGTCCGCGCCTACCGCTGTCTGCGCCGACCCCGGGGCGCACCGCAGCCCGTCCGCTGCGAGATCCGGTACGGCATGGTCTTCGTCAACCTGGACCAGCGTGACCACCAACTTTTCGAGCCCGAATCCGCCGCCACCCCCCGCAGTGCCTGAAGCGATTCCCCTGTCGTCGAAGATCGCTCAGGCGCTACCCCCACACAGCGACGCCATCGTGGACCTGACCACGATGGCGTCGCTGTGATGTTCATGTCCAGTGGTTGAACCGGACAAGGTTGAACCGGATATCGCTGCCTCGCCCGGGGTCTACCGGCCGCGCCCGGGGCCGTACCGGCCTACGCCCGCCCCATGGCCCGGTCCAGGGCGATCTCGATGACGACCCGGTCCGGGTTCGGCGAGGGCGTCCGCCCGTACCGCTCCGCGTAGCGCCGTACCGCCTCCGCGACCGCGGCCTCGTCCGTACGGACCACCGCGCGGCCCTCCAGGGTCGCCCAGCGGCGCCCCTCCATCTGGCACACCGCCACCCGGGCCCCTCCCCGCGGGCCGGCCTGCGCCTCCAGGACGTTGCGGACCTTCTTGCTGTGCCTGTTGCTGATCACCCGCGCCAGCCCGGCCTCCGGGTCGTACGTCACGCCCACCGGCACCAGGTGCGGGGTGCCGTCCGGGCGTGGTGTGGTCAGCGTGCAGACGTGCCGCTCCCGCCAGAAGGCGAGGTACTCGGACGTCGGGTTGAGTACGTCATGAGCCGTGCTGGCGGTCCCGGCTGTACTGGAAGGCGACATGCGCGAAGGGTACGTCCGTCCACCTTGAGTGGAATAGACTCAACTTTATGCAGGTTGTTCGTGTAAAGCGCATGAGTCGTGCGAGTCGTACGGAAGGGAGAAGCCGGCCGTGGATGCAGAGCTGACCAACAGGAGCCAGGACGCGTTGAACGCGGCCACCAGCAGGGCCGTCAAGGACGGTCACGCGGACCTGACGCCCGCGCACCTGCTGCTGGCACTGCTCGCCGGCGAGGACAACGAGAACGTCACCGACCTGCTGGCCGCCACCGGCGCCGACCAGGCCGTCGTGCGCGCGGGCGCGGAGCGGCTGCTCGCCGCCCTGCCCAGCGTCACGGGCTCCACGGTCGCGCCCCCGCAGGCCACCCGCGAGCTGCTCGCCGTACTGGCGGAGGCCGACGGGCGGGCCGGGAAGCTCGGCGACGAGTACCTCTCCACCGAACACCTGCTCATCGCGCTCGCCGCCAGGGGCGGCGCGGCCGGCGAGCTCCTTTCCGCACAGGGCGCGACGGCGGACAAGCTGCTCGCCGCCTTCGAGAACGCAAGAGG carries:
- a CDS encoding helix-turn-helix transcriptional regulator, whose translation is MFRTLGGGDLPNNDINPTHPHPVTSMCAEGTRLYAAALSTGRVARSEVGNVPCLLEFGLLRPDPDDANQLRAVPPSVALAQRLHPLEQEIQDRRRSAVDLTDAFEPFLAISARSPSNTHAITALEGLEQINAALDLATAECHTEVLTIQPGGGRSPFVLSQSLERGTNVIDRGVSIRTLYQHTARHSQSMLAYADRISTGKVEIRTLEELIERLIIFDRTVAFIPARDDRRVALELRHPGVVAYLIKVFEQLWRRAVPLGDEVTYEHTPAGISGVQRSIAQLLIEGHVDEAIARRLGMNVRTCRAHIAKLASALGSGSRAQLGFLIAQSGILEDSEG
- a CDS encoding (2Fe-2S)-binding protein; the encoded protein is MTPDDHGFRREMASAYRSGWQFIDLTSAIPYAGDSLKVTLFGQPIIVVREEDEDVRAYRCLRRPRGAPQPVRCEIRYGMVFVNLDQRDHQLFEPESAATPRSA
- a CDS encoding pyridoxamine 5'-phosphate oxidase family protein, translating into MSPSSTAGTASTAHDVLNPTSEYLAFWRERHVCTLTTPRPDGTPHLVPVGVTYDPEAGLARVISNRHSKKVRNVLEAQAGPRGGARVAVCQMEGRRWATLEGRAVVRTDEAAVAEAVRRYAERYGRTPSPNPDRVVIEIALDRAMGRA